Proteins co-encoded in one Terriglobales bacterium genomic window:
- the hutU gene encoding urocanate hydratase: MPVDIEVPPITKHRIKAPRGTQLSCKGWQQEAALRMLMNNLDDEVAERPEDLVVYGGTGRAARNWECYDAIVRSLRDLESDETLLVQSGKPVGIFKTHDYAPRVLIANANLVGQWSNWEKFNELERVGLTMYGQMTAGSWIYIGSQGIIQGTFETFAAVAEKHFAGDLAGKLIVSGGMGGMGGAQPLAATMAGACFLGIDVNPERIKKRLKTAYCDFMVNSLDEALRILKNSIRKREAVSVGLIGNCADVIPELAARGVKPDLLTDQTSAHDPLNGYIPSGLSVEQADELRRRDPKGYLERSLDSIARHVEGMLVLQKSGSVTFDYGNNIRTFAFERGVKNAYNFPGFVPAYIRPLFCEGRGPFRWAALSGEPSDIAVTDELILDMFPENRILSRWINLARKRIRFQGLPARICWLGYGERAQFGVAMNDLVKRGKIKAPIVIGRDHLDCGSVASPFRETEAMKDGSDAVADWPFLNALLNTASGASWVSIHNGGGVGIGYSQHAGQVTVADGTDLMAKRIERVLTNDPGIGIARHADAGYEEAREFAERKGIRLPMPSTGSVRSAAKSVPSAVADGSIPFKSSSGDAE; encoded by the coding sequence ATGCCGGTTGATATCGAAGTTCCTCCAATCACCAAGCACCGCATCAAAGCTCCGCGCGGTACGCAGCTTTCCTGCAAGGGTTGGCAACAGGAAGCTGCATTGCGCATGCTCATGAATAACCTCGATGATGAGGTCGCCGAGCGCCCGGAGGATTTGGTCGTTTATGGAGGCACGGGACGGGCCGCGCGGAACTGGGAATGCTATGACGCCATCGTTCGGTCGCTACGCGATCTCGAATCGGACGAAACGTTGCTGGTGCAATCCGGCAAACCGGTCGGCATCTTCAAGACTCACGACTATGCTCCGCGCGTGCTGATCGCGAATGCAAACCTGGTTGGGCAGTGGTCGAATTGGGAAAAGTTTAACGAGCTCGAACGCGTCGGCCTCACCATGTACGGCCAGATGACCGCCGGGTCGTGGATCTACATCGGTTCGCAGGGAATCATCCAAGGTACATTTGAGACCTTTGCTGCGGTAGCGGAGAAGCATTTCGCAGGCGACCTTGCCGGCAAACTGATCGTCAGCGGCGGCATGGGAGGTATGGGAGGAGCCCAGCCCCTGGCGGCAACTATGGCAGGCGCGTGCTTCCTCGGAATTGATGTCAATCCCGAGCGCATCAAGAAACGCCTGAAGACCGCCTACTGCGACTTCATGGTCAACAGCCTCGACGAGGCGCTGCGAATCCTGAAGAACTCGATTCGCAAAAGGGAAGCGGTTTCCGTCGGTTTGATCGGAAACTGTGCGGATGTGATTCCCGAATTGGCTGCGCGTGGAGTTAAGCCCGATCTACTTACTGATCAAACCTCGGCGCATGATCCCTTGAATGGCTACATTCCTTCCGGGTTGAGCGTCGAGCAAGCGGATGAACTCCGGCGACGTGATCCGAAAGGTTACCTTGAACGCTCGCTCGATTCGATCGCACGGCACGTTGAAGGCATGCTGGTCCTGCAGAAGTCCGGTTCGGTCACATTCGACTATGGCAACAACATCCGCACCTTCGCCTTCGAGCGCGGCGTCAAGAACGCTTACAATTTTCCCGGATTCGTGCCAGCCTACATTCGTCCACTCTTCTGCGAAGGACGCGGTCCCTTTCGCTGGGCAGCTCTTTCAGGCGAGCCATCCGACATTGCAGTGACCGATGAGCTGATCCTGGATATGTTTCCCGAGAATCGGATCCTGAGCCGATGGATCAACCTGGCTCGCAAGCGCATTCGCTTCCAGGGACTGCCCGCGCGCATCTGCTGGCTCGGTTACGGCGAGCGTGCCCAATTTGGAGTTGCGATGAATGATCTCGTCAAGCGCGGCAAGATCAAAGCTCCTATTGTGATCGGCCGTGATCATCTCGACTGTGGCTCGGTTGCTTCTCCTTTCCGGGAAACGGAAGCAATGAAAGACGGCAGCGATGCAGTCGCAGATTGGCCCTTTCTCAATGCACTTCTGAACACAGCGAGCGGCGCGAGTTGGGTTTCGATTCACAACGGCGGTGGTGTTGGCATCGGCTACTCACAACATGCGGGCCAGGTGACAGTCGCAGATGGTACCGATCTCATGGCCAAGCGCATCGAGCGCGTGCTCACCAACGATCCTGGCATTGGAATCGCCCGCCATGCCGATGCAGGCTACGAAGAAGCTCGGGAGTTTGCAGAACGCAAGGGCATCCGCCTGCCCATGCCATCGACTGGATCGGTGCGCTCCGCAGCCAAGTCAGTACCGTCCGCGGTAGCGGATGGGTCAATACCCTTCAAGTCATCCTCGGGTGATGCAGAGTGA
- a CDS encoding PAS domain S-box protein codes for MRKLDSQERWNLSYSITGMLSEASDAQTAVDNILSTVGAALGFVAGSFWAVDELHAALRSTTFWTRDDHQYPSFELVTRVRSFHYGDGLPGTSWKARHAVWFTDITKESNFPRASVAALEGLHTGVAFPAYQARRVFGVFEFFSPDLLTSDPETEQFLSALGAQVGLFLQYYGISDVIQEGDRLRIAAERSLDAVLTIDEQSTVIYANSGTLRILGYEPDELIGGNLTRIIPEEFRSLHERGLRRYIETANRKLDWSGTDLPGLHKDGGIVPLTIAFGEFQRGGQRVFTGFIRPR; via the coding sequence ATGCGAAAGCTGGACTCGCAAGAGCGCTGGAACCTGAGCTACAGCATCACCGGCATGCTTTCCGAAGCTTCGGATGCGCAGACTGCCGTCGACAACATTCTCTCTACGGTTGGCGCGGCGCTCGGATTCGTTGCTGGTTCTTTTTGGGCAGTGGATGAGCTCCACGCTGCGCTGCGAAGCACCACGTTCTGGACGCGCGACGATCATCAATATCCGAGTTTTGAGCTCGTAACCCGCGTCCGCAGTTTCCATTATGGCGACGGCCTGCCAGGCACGAGTTGGAAGGCTCGCCACGCGGTTTGGTTCACCGACATCACCAAAGAATCGAACTTCCCTCGAGCTTCCGTCGCCGCTCTCGAGGGCTTGCACACTGGAGTAGCGTTCCCTGCTTATCAGGCGCGCAGAGTCTTCGGAGTGTTTGAATTTTTCAGCCCGGACCTCCTGACATCCGATCCCGAAACGGAACAGTTCCTCAGCGCCCTGGGAGCTCAGGTCGGCCTTTTTCTGCAGTACTACGGCATCAGTGATGTAATCCAGGAGGGCGACCGCCTGCGCATTGCGGCCGAGCGGTCACTCGATGCAGTCCTCACGATTGACGAGCAAAGCACGGTCATTTATGCCAACTCGGGAACGTTGCGAATCCTCGGATATGAGCCAGACGAACTCATCGGAGGTAATCTGACGCGCATTATTCCTGAAGAATTCCGTTCGTTACACGAGCGTGGGCTGCGGCGTTACATCGAAACCGCCAATCGGAAGCTTGACTGGTCGGGGACGGACCTACCGGGTCTTCACAAAGATGGAGGCATCGTCCCGCTCACGATCGCGTTCGGAGAGTTCCAGCGAGGCGGTCAACGAGTGTTCACGGGATTCATTCGCCCACGTTGA
- a CDS encoding prepilin-type N-terminal cleavage/methylation domain-containing protein, whose product MVKRSQFGTPILRSRRGFTLIELMIVISIILILIGIAVPAYQQSVIRAKEAVLRQDLKTMRDQIDNYTMDKEKAPQSLQDLVDAGYLRMIPKDPFTNSADTWQAETSDTLQSLDQTEPGITDVHSGSSETGSDGTAYNTW is encoded by the coding sequence ATGGTGAAACGCTCCCAATTCGGAACGCCGATCTTGCGCTCTCGTCGCGGTTTTACGCTTATCGAGCTGATGATCGTGATCTCCATCATTCTGATCCTCATCGGAATCGCAGTTCCCGCATATCAGCAATCCGTGATCCGCGCCAAAGAAGCAGTTCTGCGGCAGGACCTGAAGACGATGCGCGATCAGATCGATAATTACACGATGGACAAGGAAAAAGCGCCGCAGTCGTTACAGGACCTGGTCGATGCCGGATACCTGCGAATGATCCCCAAGGACCCATTCACCAATTCTGCAGACACCTGGCAGGCCGAAACCTCCGACACACTGCAAAGTCTGGATCAAACCGAACCGGGCATTACAGATGTCCACAGCGGCTCAAGCGAGACGGGCAGCGACGGAACTGCCTACAACACCTGGTAA
- a CDS encoding type II secretion system protein has protein sequence MFSSFWSDNIYMHSVVRSRRTGNCRGLTLVELIVAFTIIGIMAAAAVPIVRVRIKREKEIELRRDLWEMRDAIDRYKDAADRNAFQTKLDSLGYPPDLQTLVDGVDVQGKKLRFLRRIPVDPMTGDSDWGLRSNQDDPDSSSWGGQNVFDVYTKSEGTALDGTKYNTW, from the coding sequence ATGTTCAGTAGCTTCTGGAGCGACAATATTTATATGCATTCAGTCGTACGCTCTAGAAGGACCGGGAATTGTCGCGGCCTCACGTTGGTCGAGTTGATCGTGGCGTTCACGATCATCGGGATTATGGCCGCAGCAGCGGTTCCCATTGTGCGCGTGCGCATCAAGCGCGAGAAAGAGATTGAGCTCCGCCGCGATCTGTGGGAGATGCGCGACGCTATTGATCGATACAAAGATGCTGCTGACCGCAATGCCTTTCAAACGAAACTCGACAGCCTCGGCTACCCGCCAGATTTGCAAACGCTGGTTGATGGTGTGGACGTCCAGGGTAAGAAGCTGCGCTTCCTGCGGCGCATTCCTGTCGATCCAATGACGGGCGATTCAGATTGGGGATTGCGCTCGAATCAAGACGATCCTGACTCTAGTTCATGGGGTGGGCAGAACGTCTTCGACGTGTACACCAAGAGCGAGGGCACGGCCCTCGACGGCACAAAATACAATACATGGTGA